From the Polaribacter huanghezhanensis genome, the window CATGTGCTCAATGATTGATTCCAGAGCTAACAATTCTGATTTTTTTAATTTTGGTTCATTCATAATATTTGATATTTAAGATTAATTGAATACTCTGTTTACGATTTTCCTCTTTCTCTTTATTTTAATGTTTGCTAACTAGTTATAAAAGCTACTTTTTATTTTAAGTCACTCATAGCTGTATGACTCTCATTGAAATGATAATGTAAATCTATAAACAAAAAAAGAACTTGTCAATATCGAAAAAGTTATAAATTATAACTTTTTCGACTCACGGTTTTCCGTGATGGGCTTCTCACGGAAAACCGTGAGTTAAAAAAAACCCCATAAATGGGTATTGTACAACTTTCTTGTTCTTTGTAACTTTGAGAAATAACACTCTCCTAAATAATAATAATAATAATAATAATAATTCACTGCTATGAATAGGGGAAATAAGATTAGAAAAAGAATTAGAATTGCTAGAACAAATAAAGGGTATTCACAATATTATGTAGGACAACAATTACAAATGAGTCAGATTGCATACCATAAATTAGAAAATGGAAAGACTCAATTAAAAGTAAAAACTTTGCTAGACTTAGCTGTTGTTTTAGAAGTTGAAGAAAGTTATTTATTGGGTTGTGATGAATAAAGAGAAAATAGACCGCTCTGCTTTAAGACAAAAGAAAAGAGAT encodes:
- a CDS encoding helix-turn-helix domain-containing protein, producing the protein MNRGNKIRKRIRIARTNKGYSQYYVGQQLQMSQIAYHKLENGKTQLKVKTLLDLAVVLEVEESYLLGCDE